In the Firmicutes bacterium CAG:345 genome, TAAATAAATTGCAAAAATAAAAAATATATGCATTTTGAAAACGCTTTATAAACACAATAATTATGTTATATGTTAAAATTATAGAGTTAAAACTAAATTTATGAGGTAACTTATGAAAAACATACGCAATATTGCAATTATAGCCCATGTTGACCATGGTAAAACAACTTTGGTCGACCAATTGCTTAAATATTCTGGAACTTTCCGTGACAATGAAAATGTTGCAACAAGAGTAATGGATTCCAATGATATCGAACGTGAAAGAGGAATTACTATCTTAGCTAAAACAACTGCTATTAACTATAAGGACTATAGAATCAATATTCTCGATACTCCAGGACATGCTGATTTTGCCGGTGAAGTTGAAAGAATTATGAACATGGTCGATGGTGTTGTTCTCGTCGTCGATGCTTTTGAAGGAACAATGCCACAAACTCGTTTCGTTTTAAAAAGAGCGTTAGAATATCATTTAAAACCTGTTGTTGTCATCAATAAAGTTGATCGTCCAAATGCTGATATTCAAAAAACATTAGATGAAGTATTAGAATTATTCATTGAACTCGGTGCTGATGATTCACTTCTCGATTATAAAACAGTCTTCGTCTCTGCTTTGAAAGGAACTTCAAGCTACGACATGGATTTATCCACACAAAAAGAAGGAATGGATCCATTATTTGAAACTATCATCAATGAAATTCCTGCCCCAAAAACCGATAGTGATGCTCCTCTTCAATTCCAACCATCACTTCTTGACTACAATGATTATGTCGGAAGAATCGGTGTTGGCAGAGTAGATCGCGGTACAATTCATGTCAACGATAATGTTACTTGTATCAGAATCGATGGAAGCACAAAAAATTTCCGCATACAAAAACTCTATGGTTATTTAGGTTTAAATCGTATAGAAATTGAACAAGCAGAAGCCGGAGATATCTGTGCTATTGCTGGACTTGCTGATATCAATGTTGGTGAAACTATTTGCGATCCAGCTCACCTTGATCCACTTCCACTTTTAAGAATCGATGAACCTACATTACAGATGACATTCTCTACAAACAATTCTCCATTCTCAGGAAGAGAAGGAAAATTATTAACTGCCAATAAAATTTACGAAAGACTCCTAAAAGAAACAAGAAAAGATGTTTCGTTAAAATTCACTCAACCTTCTCCAGAAACATTCATCGTTACTGGACGTGGTGAACTTCATCTTTCAGTTTTAATTGAATCCATGAGAAGAGAAGGTTTCGAACTTCAAGTTTCACGTCCTGAAGTTATTCTCAAGAAAATCGATGGAGTAGTCAATGAACCTTTTGAAGATTTACAAATTGATGTCCCAGATCAATATGTTGGAAATGTCATGGATTTAGTCGGAAAAAGAGGTGCTGAACTTTTAAATATGAATAGCGAAAACGGATTGACCAGACTCAATTACATCATTCCTTCTCGCGGTTTAATTTCCTTCAACAGCACATTCATGATTCTCACTTCTGGATATGGAATTATCAATCACTCATTTAGAGAATATCGTCCTATTGTTAAAATGAATATTGGACAAAGAAGTGTTGGTGTTTTAGTCGCTACAGATAGCGGTAATGCAACAGCTTATGCTATTAAATCAACTGAAGAAAGAGGAACTATGTTCATCGCTCCAGGAACCGAAGTCTACGAAGGCATGATTGTCGGTGAAAATAAATATGAAAACGATTTAGCTGTCAATGTTGTAAAAGCTAAAAACTTAACCAACCAACGTTCATCAAATAAAGACCAAACAGTTGTTTTAAAAACTCCAAGAAAACTCACCCTTGAAGAATGCTTAGACTATATCAACGCTGATGAATTAGTTGAAATAACTCCGAAAAGCATTCGTATGAGAAAGAAAATTCTTGAAACAACTTTACGTAAAAAATACGAAGCCCATCATCAAGACGATATAGCTTAATTGATTACATTTAAAAAATAATGTAATATAATTAATATAGATGGGAGGTCCATATGGCAAAACATAAAATTTGCATTGATTTAGGCACTGCCAATACTTTAATTTGGACAGATGCTGGAAAAACTATTGCTTTTAATGAACCTACCATTATCGCTATTGATAAACAAAAAAAAGAAGTAGTCGAAATCGGTTATTTAGCCCATAAAATGATTGGAAGAACTCCTTATGGAGTAGATGTAATCTTTCCAATTCAAAATGGAGTAATAGCCGATTTAGATGCTTGTTTAAAATACATCGAACGCGCATTCAATATATTGCGATTAGAAAAATTGCTCCATAATTCATATTTATATTTTGCAACTCCGAGCAATATAACACCTGTTGAACAAGAAGCTTTAATTCAACTAGGAATAAGATTAGGGGCAAAAAAAGTCAATATTGATTCCGCTTTAAAAATGTCAGCACTTGGAACTGGCACTGATATTTATTCACCTCATGGTACTTTGGTTCTCGATATCGGAGCAGGAGTAACCAATGTTGGAATAATAGCACTAGGCGATATTGTCTATACTAAAGCTTTTTATCTAGCTGGCAATTCTTTTACCAAAGCTATTATCAAACACTTAAGAAAAAATCATCATCTTGTCATCGGAGAAAAAACTGCCGAATATATTAAGATGAAAATTGGCTCTGTTAATCTAGAAAATAGCAATCAGTTATTAGAAGTTAATGGACGAGATCAAATAACTGGACTTCCACATTCTATAATATTATCTGAAAATGAAATTGCAAATTGTTTATTACCATTTGCTCAAGAAATATTAGATCTAGTAATTGAAGCTCTAGAAAAATCTCCAGCTGAAATTACAGCCGATGTCGCAAATAACGGATTAGTTTTATGCGGTGGTGGTGGATTACTAAATGGCTTAAGAGAATATCTTTCAAGCAAATTAGGAATTATGGTTCATCTTGCATCATTCCCACAAGAAACTGTAATCAAAGGTCTTATCGAATATTCAAGCAATTCATTTGTAAATAAATACGAAAAAGAAGAATAAAATAGTGCAATTTTAAAAAAACTTTGATATAATATAAAAATGTTGGAGGTAGTG is a window encoding:
- a CDS encoding gTP-binding protein typA (product inferred by homology to UniProt) produces the protein MKNIRNIAIIAHVDHGKTTLVDQLLKYSGTFRDNENVATRVMDSNDIERERGITILAKTTAINYKDYRINILDTPGHADFAGEVERIMNMVDGVVLVVDAFEGTMPQTRFVLKRALEYHLKPVVVINKVDRPNADIQKTLDEVLELFIELGADDSLLDYKTVFVSALKGTSSYDMDLSTQKEGMDPLFETIINEIPAPKTDSDAPLQFQPSLLDYNDYVGRIGVGRVDRGTIHVNDNVTCIRIDGSTKNFRIQKLYGYLGLNRIEIEQAEAGDICAIAGLADINVGETICDPAHLDPLPLLRIDEPTLQMTFSTNNSPFSGREGKLLTANKIYERLLKETRKDVSLKFTQPSPETFIVTGRGELHLSVLIESMRREGFELQVSRPEVILKKIDGVVNEPFEDLQIDVPDQYVGNVMDLVGKRGAELLNMNSENGLTRLNYIIPSRGLISFNSTFMILTSGYGIINHSFREYRPIVKMNIGQRSVGVLVATDSGNATAYAIKSTEERGTMFIAPGTEVYEGMIVGENKYENDLAVNVVKAKNLTNQRSSNKDQTVVLKTPRKLTLEECLDYINADELVEITPKSIRMRKKILETTLRKKYEAHHQDDIA
- a CDS encoding rod shape-determining protein Mbl (product inferred by homology to UniProt), with product MAKHKICIDLGTANTLIWTDAGKTIAFNEPTIIAIDKQKKEVVEIGYLAHKMIGRTPYGVDVIFPIQNGVIADLDACLKYIERAFNILRLEKLLHNSYLYFATPSNITPVEQEALIQLGIRLGAKKVNIDSALKMSALGTGTDIYSPHGTLVLDIGAGVTNVGIIALGDIVYTKAFYLAGNSFTKAIIKHLRKNHHLVIGEKTAEYIKMKIGSVNLENSNQLLEVNGRDQITGLPHSIILSENEIANCLLPFAQEILDLVIEALEKSPAEITADVANNGLVLCGGGGLLNGLREYLSSKLGIMVHLASFPQETVIKGLIEYSSNSFVNKYEKEE